CTACCGCGTACATAGGTGTACAAATTCCACCGCTTAAATCCTCATCTGCCTTTCGTACACGTAATCATTTAATGGATTGTTTCACATGTGAGTGTAATTAGATCTACCAGTGTAGTGTATAGCTTCAATTTCGTTTACTATGTGGTCTACATTGCCTCGACGACCCAGTGTGAATAAATTTGACTAAAATCAACGAACGTTGAATTGGGAACGGATATGATATACATACGTCGATCAATCTATTTTCGTACTTTGCTGCTTAACCTTTAGTTTGCTTTCAATTTAGTTACAACTACAACTTTCAACTGCttgcatatatgcatatgtattcTCTATAGTTTTTCTTTAGCTAACTGCGAGTGCAAGAGTGTAGGATCTGCACTTGTTATTCCTGTCTCAAAATCTGCTAACAATCGccaaaagtacaaaataaGGATATTGAATTCTATGCACAGCTATCTAATCTGAAGCTGGGTGACGGATCTGCCGCATCTACTCCTCATCCGAGTCGCCATCACTGGAGTAGTGTGTGATTTGAGGGCGACGAATGAAAGGCGCCGTTATCACTTGTCTGCGAGCAAGTTCACAGGGTTAGTTAGTATGTCTGGAAGGAGAGCAAGTCATACTTACGCAATGCGGCGGTAGTGATTCAGCCACTCCTCCAGCATCTGGGCGACCAGCAAGGGACGCTTGCTTAGCTTTTGTTGCGCCACCAGCAGGCCGCCATCAGTCACGCACACGTCCAGCCATTGACGCATCATCGACTCCTCGTTGCCAACCTGCAAGTAGGGAACGGAAATGTCTCTGCTCACAATGTTCCATAtgatattaaaataaactcTCACCTCCGATTGTGTAAGGAAATGTATGGGCAAAAGTTTCAGCTCGCAGTCCATAAGTGGGAGGTAGGTTACGTCCTCCACATCGTCACGCCGCCCATCGATGCGAGTGAATGGCTCCATGGGCACCAGGGCGCTGAAATGGCCGCGTGTGTAGCCCAGTGCTATCGGTGACTTTGTGCAAAAGTTTTGATCCCAGAACAAAGGCAAGTAGACACCTAAAAACAAGCCAATTTAATTGATGCAAATCAGGGAAGTTGAAAAACAATAGCTACCTTCGAAACGCGCATATCCAATGTCCTCGCCACGAAAACTCTTGACGTACTTTACGCCGTACACGATGATCGGTCGCCGAAGGATGTGCGCCAGCGCAAAGATGTGCAGTTGCTCCAGCGACGAGCCGGGCTGGCTGGCCAATGACAGTAGTGTACTCCAGTCCTCCTCGAACTGGGAGTCCTCCAGCGTAAAGTGCAGCATCGAAGCTTGCAGCATCTCGTACTCTTTCCAGCGAGTAAAGAAACTACAATAAAATACgagtaattttaaaaactgacGATATTTCAAACAAAAGCGTTTAACTTACACGTGTCCGCACTGGTGCAGTGTGTCGGCGAGTGCCCGCCTCAGGATATTGTCACGATCGAAGACGCCCCAGGTGGCTTGCATGGCCGAGTCCAGCAGGCAGTCGCCCGCACTGCGGTTCCACAGGACGAACATCCGAGAGCTGAGGCGAGCAGTGATCTCCAGCGACCAATTCAAGGCCGGCGGCGGCGTCTCCAGCTGTTTCTGCGCGTCGCGGTCGAGCAGCTCGTCGTAAAGCTGCTCCTGTATGGGGATCGGCAGCTCCTCAATCTCGGCGGGGAGGGCGAAGGTGGCGTGCTTTTGCACATAGTGGCAGGGGAGACCGGACTTGCGCAAGCGCAGGGTATTGGCAAAGTGGCGTCGAATGTCGGCTGCCAAGTCGGGAGCCACGTAGGACGGCACGCGCTTGATGCCCGGCCCCGAACCGGAGATCTGGGCCAGCAGCATCGGCAGCATCTCCTCGCGATGAAAACGAATGGCCAGATGAATCAGGGTGTGGCCGACGTCGAAGGCCGAGTTGCGGTTGAGGGCGGCAATCTCGGTGCTGGTCAACGAACGGGCTGGATTGCCACCGCAGGAGAGGTACGCCTCCACAGCGCTGTAGTTGTTCTCCACGACGCCCAGGCAGGCGTTCAGCCACTGCCAGTCCACCTGTCGTCGGATTTGACGCTGGCGGCGCTCCTGCCGCTCTTGCAGCGTATCACAGTTGTTGATGGTTTCCGAGGAACCTGGAGAAAGATTATTGATTAGCCATACCCAGAGAAATCACATCATAAACTCTTACCCAGTTGGTAGATGTGCTTCTTATTGAACGAGTTATTGACGCTGACGGTATCCACGTTTggctgctgcggttgctgctgATTCTCCTCCT
This genomic stretch from Drosophila yakuba strain Tai18E2 chromosome 3R, Prin_Dyak_Tai18E2_2.1, whole genome shotgun sequence harbors:
- the LOC6536409 gene encoding ubiquitin thioesterase trabid — its product is MCDTKDDAQKWKCEICTYENYPSSLKCTMCQASKPLLNEDIFRLSPAQESCTVAEEAAAVEVAVMSPTPSSTCYSLQPQSQARQSNVADSEKWPCKVCTYLNWPRSLRCVQCCTKRGGEAIERGNQDMDNEADADRAGEALQALRISGSEENLAHKPGQLIGATASNRLSLSPGIDDATHLNNLANASHNQSQSQHRQPVHQQQMQLQLQPQQHRESSSSAAVPPQQQKQCYVAKWACNSCTYENWPRSIKCSMCGKTREREISGSQNDLHASSSLNSQEENQQQPQQPNVDTVSVNNSFNKKHIYQLGSSETINNCDTLQERQERRQRQIRRQVDWQWLNACLGVVENNYSAVEAYLSCGGNPARSLTSTEIAALNRNSAFDVGHTLIHLAIRFHREEMLPMLLAQISGSGPGIKRVPSYVAPDLAADIRRHFANTLRLRKSGLPCHYVQKHATFALPAEIEELPIPIQEQLYDELLDRDAQKQLETPPPALNWSLEITARLSSRMFVLWNRSAGDCLLDSAMQATWGVFDRDNILRRALADTLHQCGHVFFTRWKEYEMLQASMLHFTLEDSQFEEDWSTLLSLASQPGSSLEQLHIFALAHILRRPIIVYGVKYVKSFRGEDIGYARFEGVYLPLFWDQNFCTKSPIALGYTRGHFSALVPMEPFTRIDGRRDDVEDVTYLPLMDCELKLLPIHFLTQSEVGNEESMMRQWLDVCVTDGGLLVAQQKLSKRPLLVAQMLEEWLNHYRRIAQVITAPFIRRPQITHYSSDGDSDEE